Proteins co-encoded in one Perca flavescens isolate YP-PL-M2 chromosome 11, PFLA_1.0, whole genome shotgun sequence genomic window:
- the LOC114563617 gene encoding uncharacterized protein LOC114563617, protein MAEEKTWALVSEVGGEHGYLEELADILKQHFRIICYRELLEDPVLHGPKIQVLFMWKYCPAAEPLLLGLLPSLKVVVSGGVGIDHLDVPFINSLGAKVANTPGVVSDSTADLTMGLLLASARKILDGHQIAIDPKTMHIPQSLMGVEVTGSTLGIIGMGEIGYKIAQRSKGFEMKILYHNRTRRNVEDEQAVRASYCESLDDLLRKSHFVVIAVKLTSDTTGLVGHRELSLMKPTATLVNISRGQVVDQDALVKALQSGSIRAAALDVTHPEPLPRDHPLLGLPNVLITPHIGISTYNTARRIVEKMVENALAAVKGLPVPNEVKLQLHN, encoded by the exons ATGGCGGAGGAAAAAACATGGGCGTTGGTCTCAGAGGTGGGGGGCGAGCACGGTTACCTTGAAGAGCTAGCTGACATACTGAAACAACACTTCCGAATCATCTGCTACAGAGAGCTTCTAGAAGACCCAGTGCTTCACGGCCCCAAAATCCAGGTTCTGTTCATGTGGAAGTATTGTCCTGCAGCCGAGCCTTTGTTGCTTGGCCTGCTTCCTTCCCTCAAAGTGGTTGTCAGCGGAGGAGTGGGCATCGACCACCTTGACGTACCGTTCATTAACAGTCTCGGGGCAAAGGTGGCCAACACGCCAGGCGTAGTCAGCGACTCTACTGCAGATTTGACCATGGGTCTGCTTCTGGCATCAGCTCGCAAGATCCTTGACG gTCATCAAATAGCAATTGACCCAAAGACAATGCACATACCACAAAGTCTGATGGGAGTTGAAGTCACAGGGTCGACTCTAGGGATCATTGGAATGGGAGAGATTGGTTACAAAATTGCCCAAAGAAGCAAAGGATTTGAAATGAAGATCCTGTATCACAACAGGACCAGAAG AAATGTGGAGGATGAGCAGGCAGTTAGAGCGAGCTACTGCGAGAGCCTGGACGACCTGCTGAGGAAGTCGCACTTTGTGGTGATAGCTGTCAAACTGACCTCGGACACAACGGGTCTCGTCGGCCACAGAGAGCTATCCCTTATGAAACCCACAGCAACACTGGTCAACATCAGCAGAG gCCAAGTTGTGGACCAGGATGCCTTAGTTAAGGCTCTCCAGTCGGGATCAATTCGTGCAGCAGCATTAGATGTGACTCATCCTGAACCTTTACCAAG GGACCATCCCCTCCTCGGCCTACCTAATGTGCTGATCACACCCCACATTGGGATCAGTACCTACAATACAGCAAGAAGGATTGTGGAGAAGATGGTAGAAAATGCCCTGGCTGCAGTGAAAGGCTTACCTGTTCCAAATGAAGTCAAGCTGCAGTTAcacaattaa